In one Pseudarthrobacter oxydans genomic region, the following are encoded:
- a CDS encoding iron ABC transporter permease has protein sequence MTPDLSAPPRGSSTTAGRGSSPRPPFGVSALSALAVLIALFSLVPLAYVVYMTAATGWDTAVELIFRPRVAELLLNTLLLTAITVPLCLVLGVAGAWLVERTALRGARIWAVLLAAPLAIPAFVNSYAWVSAIPSLGGLGSGVLIATLSYFPLVYIPAAAALSRLDPAIEQSAAALGLGAWRSFFRVVLPQLRIAMTGGALLVALHLLAEYGAFAMIRFDTFTTAIMVQYQSTFNGAAGNMLASVLVFFCLLLLLAEVRSRGTARYARIGPGAQAKALRLPLHAYQFPAQLFLVGLTTLAFGLPLFFVLRWVASGGTAAWAADEFLPALLATLGYGLTGAAATIVVAFPMAYLAVRHPGWFSKSLELSNYITSSLPGIVVGLAFVTVSIRIVPGIYQTAGVLVAAYVLLFLPRALVNLRAGLAQAPKELDEAAQALGKPPLVSFVRVTLRLTAPAAAGGAALVFLAIANELTATLLLSPNGTRTLATEFWSKSSEIDYAGAAPYALLMILLSAPMTYLLFQQSKKVAGQ, from the coding sequence GTGACTCCTGATCTCTCGGCTCCCCCTCGGGGGAGCTCGACGACGGCGGGCCGGGGCAGCAGCCCCCGCCCGCCTTTCGGCGTTTCTGCACTGTCCGCGCTGGCGGTGCTGATTGCCCTGTTTTCGCTCGTTCCGCTGGCCTACGTGGTGTACATGACCGCGGCAACCGGCTGGGACACCGCCGTCGAACTCATCTTCCGGCCGCGCGTGGCCGAGCTGCTGCTCAACACCCTCCTGCTGACGGCGATCACCGTCCCGCTGTGCCTGGTCCTCGGTGTCGCCGGGGCCTGGCTGGTGGAACGCACCGCCCTGCGCGGTGCGCGGATCTGGGCTGTGCTCCTGGCCGCCCCGCTGGCCATCCCCGCGTTCGTCAACAGCTACGCCTGGGTCTCGGCGATCCCGTCGCTCGGCGGCCTGGGCTCGGGAGTCCTGATCGCCACGCTCTCCTACTTCCCGCTGGTCTACATTCCCGCCGCTGCCGCGCTCAGCCGGCTGGACCCGGCCATCGAGCAGTCGGCCGCCGCGCTGGGCCTCGGCGCCTGGCGTTCCTTCTTCCGGGTAGTCCTCCCCCAGCTCCGCATTGCCATGACCGGCGGTGCGCTCCTGGTGGCCCTGCACCTGCTCGCCGAGTACGGGGCGTTCGCCATGATCCGCTTCGACACCTTCACCACGGCGATCATGGTGCAGTACCAGTCAACCTTCAACGGTGCTGCCGGAAACATGCTGGCCAGCGTGCTGGTGTTCTTCTGCCTCCTCCTGCTGCTGGCCGAAGTCAGGAGCCGCGGCACCGCCCGCTACGCCCGCATCGGCCCCGGCGCGCAGGCGAAGGCCCTGCGCCTGCCGCTGCACGCGTACCAGTTTCCCGCCCAGCTGTTCCTGGTGGGACTGACCACACTGGCCTTCGGCCTCCCCCTGTTCTTTGTGCTCCGCTGGGTGGCCTCCGGCGGGACCGCCGCCTGGGCCGCGGACGAGTTCCTGCCGGCCCTCCTCGCCACGCTCGGCTATGGCCTGACCGGCGCCGCGGCCACCATCGTGGTGGCATTTCCGATGGCATACCTGGCTGTCCGCCACCCCGGCTGGTTCAGTAAGTCCCTGGAACTCTCCAACTACATCACCAGCTCCCTGCCCGGCATCGTGGTGGGGCTGGCCTTCGTGACGGTGAGCATCCGGATCGTGCCGGGGATCTACCAGACCGCAGGGGTGCTGGTGGCTGCCTACGTCCTCCTGTTCCTGCCCCGCGCCCTGGTCAACCTCAGGGCAGGCCTGGCCCAGGCTCCGAAGGAACTGGACGAGGCCGCCCAGGCCTTGGGCAAGCCTCCGCTCGTGTCCTTCGTCCGGGTCACCCTAAGGCTCACTGCACCCGCCGCCGCGGGAGGCGCGGCTCTCGTCTTCCTGGCCATCGCCAACGAGCTCACCGCCACCCTCCTGCTGTCCCCCAATGGGACGCGCACCCTTGCCACAGAGTTTTGGAGCAAGAGCAGCGAGATCGACTACGCGGGCGCCGCGCCGTACGCCCTGCTGATGATCCTGCTCTCCGCGCCGATGACTTACCTCCTTTTCCAGCAGTCCAAGAAAGTAGCCGGACAGTGA
- a CDS encoding iron ABC transporter substrate-binding protein, producing MKIRNSALAGIALAATAALGLTACGGGSTPAATGSSAAGGDSGGITVYNAQHESLTKEWIDAFTAETGIKVTMRQGSDTELSNQIIQEGDASPADVFLTENSPAMTQVENAGLFADVDAATAAQVPAEFRPSTGKWTGIAARSTVLVYDKNKLTEDKLPKSMLDLAKPEWKGKWAASPSGADFQAIVSALLELKGEAATEEWLKGMKENFKAYKGNSTAMKAVNAGEVDAALIYHYYYYGDQAKTGENSKNVSPYYFKNQDPGAFLSVSGGGVLKSSKKAADAQAFLKFVTGKKGQEILKDGTSFEYAIASDVPANEKLVPIAELQAPIVDPAKLNSEKVTDLMTSAGLL from the coding sequence ATGAAGATCCGCAACAGCGCCTTGGCCGGCATCGCCCTCGCCGCCACCGCAGCCCTCGGACTGACCGCCTGCGGCGGCGGTTCCACTCCGGCAGCCACCGGCTCGTCCGCCGCCGGCGGGGACTCGGGCGGAATCACCGTCTACAACGCGCAGCACGAAAGCCTGACCAAGGAATGGATCGACGCTTTCACGGCGGAGACCGGCATCAAGGTCACCATGCGCCAGGGATCGGACACCGAGCTGTCCAACCAGATCATCCAGGAAGGTGACGCCTCCCCGGCCGACGTTTTCCTGACGGAGAACTCCCCCGCCATGACCCAGGTTGAGAACGCCGGCCTGTTCGCGGACGTGGACGCGGCAACCGCTGCGCAGGTGCCGGCAGAGTTCCGTCCTTCCACCGGCAAGTGGACCGGCATTGCTGCCCGCTCCACCGTCCTGGTGTACGACAAGAACAAGCTCACGGAAGACAAGCTGCCCAAGTCCATGCTGGACCTGGCGAAGCCGGAGTGGAAGGGTAAATGGGCTGCTTCCCCGTCCGGCGCCGACTTCCAGGCCATCGTTTCCGCGCTGCTGGAACTCAAGGGAGAGGCCGCCACCGAGGAGTGGCTCAAGGGCATGAAGGAAAACTTCAAGGCCTACAAGGGCAACAGCACCGCCATGAAGGCCGTCAACGCCGGTGAAGTGGATGCCGCCCTGATCTACCACTACTACTACTACGGGGACCAGGCCAAGACGGGCGAGAACTCCAAGAACGTCAGCCCGTACTACTTCAAGAACCAGGATCCGGGCGCCTTCCTCTCCGTATCCGGTGGCGGTGTCCTGAAGAGCTCCAAGAAGGCTGCTGACGCCCAGGCGTTCCTGAAGTTCGTCACCGGCAAGAAGGGCCAGGAAATCCTGAAGGACGGCACGTCGTTCGAGTACGCCATCGCCTCGGATGTTCCGGCCAACGAGAAGCTGGTTCCGATCGCGGAGCTCCAGGCCCCCATCGTCGATCCCGCCAAGCTCAACTCCGAAAAGGTCACCGACCTGATGACCTCGGCAGGACTCCTCTAA
- a CDS encoding glycoside hydrolase family 76 protein → MTRPEPAPDRQDLSHWHGRANEAARSVTTLFGRRLLFLPGTHLGAVQWPPPSWRRDPKGALPGSWHYWWQAHYVDCLVDAGRRELGYGATPAARFNGPEHPSAGRLASRLVTGIRLRNAFTFVNSYYDDMAWLALATHRLDKLAEETRRPGRGRNARVRKSLTLQFEAACTADLGGGAFWSKARDFKNTPATAPVALYFARTGSPGKAQALLDWLGATLFDPDQGLYLDGARLNAAGEVVLERAVYTYNQGPVLGALLEQGGEANLARAAVVVEAVDQLLTVPAPTGAQTPGEGRVLRCEGTGDGGLFTGILCRYLALAAADVRLSPQTRSTAATLVADTAGAFWAGRRPAEAGQAAGRNGASIFSVHAAKPARETCPAGTAVELSTQLQAWMALEAAATLPDSAGN, encoded by the coding sequence ATGACGCGTCCGGAGCCCGCCCCTGACCGCCAGGATCTTTCCCACTGGCACGGCAGGGCAAATGAAGCTGCACGATCGGTGACCACGCTCTTCGGCAGGAGGCTCCTGTTCCTGCCGGGCACCCATCTCGGTGCCGTGCAGTGGCCCCCACCTTCCTGGCGCAGGGATCCGAAGGGCGCACTCCCGGGCTCCTGGCATTACTGGTGGCAGGCCCATTACGTTGACTGCCTGGTTGATGCAGGGCGGCGGGAACTCGGCTACGGCGCCACCCCGGCCGCGCGGTTCAACGGCCCGGAACACCCCAGCGCCGGGCGGCTCGCCTCCCGCCTGGTCACCGGCATCCGACTGCGGAACGCTTTCACGTTCGTCAACAGCTATTACGACGACATGGCCTGGCTGGCGCTTGCCACCCACCGGCTCGACAAGCTGGCCGAGGAGACCCGCAGGCCGGGGCGCGGGCGCAACGCGCGCGTCCGGAAGTCCCTCACCCTCCAGTTCGAGGCCGCGTGCACCGCCGACCTGGGCGGCGGCGCTTTCTGGAGCAAGGCGCGGGATTTCAAGAACACCCCGGCCACGGCGCCGGTCGCCCTCTACTTCGCCCGGACGGGCAGCCCCGGGAAGGCACAGGCGCTGCTGGACTGGCTGGGGGCCACCCTCTTCGACCCGGACCAGGGCCTGTACCTTGACGGGGCGCGGCTGAATGCGGCCGGCGAAGTGGTGCTTGAACGGGCGGTCTACACCTATAACCAGGGCCCCGTCCTGGGCGCCCTCCTGGAACAGGGCGGGGAGGCGAACCTTGCCCGGGCAGCAGTCGTGGTGGAGGCGGTGGACCAGCTGCTGACGGTGCCGGCCCCCACCGGCGCACAAACCCCCGGCGAGGGCCGCGTCCTGCGGTGCGAAGGCACGGGCGACGGCGGCCTGTTCACCGGGATCCTCTGCCGCTACCTCGCGCTGGCGGCCGCCGATGTCCGGCTGTCCCCGCAGACCCGCAGCACCGCAGCCACGCTGGTGGCCGACACAGCAGGCGCCTTCTGGGCCGGTCGGCGCCCCGCGGAAGCCGGCCAGGCCGCCGGAAGGAACGGCGCAAGCATCTTCTCCGTACATGCCGCCAAGCCGGCACGGGAAACCTGCCCCGCGGGCACCGCCGTCGAACTTTCCACCCAGCTGCAGGCATGGATGGCTTTGGAGGCCGCAGCAACCCTCCCGGACAGCGCGGGCAATTAG
- a CDS encoding SDR family NAD(P)-dependent oxidoreductase gives MNVNGTVALVAGGASGLGAATARRLFDDGASVVLVDLPSSAGAALAEELNAAGAPGRSAVFSPADVTSESEVQAAVAAAGSLGPLRIVVNCAGIATPGKVLGRDGVLPLEAFNRVIQVNLIGTFNVLRLAAAAMAATEPATTVLGGPERGVIINTASVAAFEGQIGQPAYAASKGAVAAMTLPIARELARSLVRVVTIAPGIFETPMMAGLPQEAQDSLGAQVPHPSRLGRPGEYANLVAHIVDNAMLNGETIRLDGAIRMGPK, from the coding sequence ATGAACGTCAATGGCACTGTGGCGCTGGTGGCCGGGGGTGCCTCCGGCCTGGGGGCGGCAACAGCCCGGCGCCTGTTCGACGACGGCGCTTCCGTGGTGCTGGTTGACCTCCCGTCGTCGGCAGGGGCTGCCCTCGCAGAAGAACTGAACGCGGCCGGCGCTCCAGGCAGGTCCGCCGTCTTTTCACCCGCGGACGTGACCAGCGAGTCCGAGGTCCAGGCCGCCGTCGCCGCCGCGGGCAGCCTTGGCCCGCTGCGGATCGTGGTGAACTGCGCCGGGATCGCCACCCCCGGAAAGGTCCTGGGCCGGGACGGCGTGCTTCCGCTCGAGGCCTTCAACCGGGTCATCCAGGTGAACCTCATCGGCACCTTCAACGTGCTGCGCCTCGCAGCGGCAGCGATGGCAGCCACCGAGCCGGCCACTACGGTGCTGGGCGGGCCCGAGCGCGGCGTGATCATCAACACCGCCTCGGTCGCGGCCTTCGAAGGCCAGATCGGCCAGCCGGCGTATGCGGCCTCCAAGGGCGCAGTGGCGGCCATGACGCTGCCAATCGCCCGGGAACTGGCCCGCTCGCTGGTCCGGGTGGTCACCATCGCGCCAGGCATTTTTGAGACGCCCATGATGGCCGGCCTGCCGCAGGAGGCGCAAGACTCCCTGGGCGCGCAGGTGCCGCATCCGTCACGGCTGGGCAGGCCCGGCGAGTACGCGAACCTGGTGGCGCACATCGTGGACAACGCCATGCTGAACGGGGAAACCATCCGCCTGGACGGCGCCATCCGGATGGGCCCGAAGTGA
- a CDS encoding acyl-CoA dehydrogenase family protein: protein METQPELPSADFFAFESLLGQKERDKLAELRDFLAAEIAPYAGDWWNKAEFPAHILPKLAALELSTPAQRGYSNLFAGLVIAEMTRVDTSIATFFLVHHDLFVQALYDFGSADQKQRLLADASELRITGAFALTEPNHGSDVAGGMETRARRISSVTGEADDDGDAWVLNGAKRWIGNGTFCDYMLVWALDEADGSVRGFIVDATLPGVTRTRIENKIALRTVQNADILLADVRVAEADRFASVSSFEDTKELLRGSRIMVAWQAVGQQLAAFDVARQYALERRQFGRPLAQFQLIQQQLVTMLGNAVASMGMMAALARLQDDGAADMPQVALAKSYLSARMRETVAMGRSILGGNGIVTDYRMAKIFSDAEAIYTYEGSFEVNTLIAGRAITGVSAIA, encoded by the coding sequence ATGGAAACACAGCCCGAGCTGCCCTCAGCGGACTTCTTCGCCTTTGAATCCCTCCTGGGCCAAAAGGAACGGGACAAGCTCGCCGAACTGCGGGATTTCCTGGCCGCCGAGATTGCGCCGTACGCAGGGGACTGGTGGAACAAGGCCGAGTTCCCCGCGCACATCCTGCCCAAACTGGCTGCCCTTGAACTCAGCACGCCCGCCCAGCGCGGCTACAGCAACCTGTTCGCCGGCCTGGTCATCGCCGAGATGACGCGCGTGGACACCTCGATTGCCACTTTCTTCCTGGTCCACCACGATCTGTTTGTCCAGGCCCTGTACGACTTCGGGTCCGCGGACCAGAAGCAGCGGCTGCTGGCGGACGCCTCGGAATTGCGCATCACGGGTGCCTTCGCCCTGACTGAGCCCAACCACGGCTCGGACGTGGCGGGCGGCATGGAGACGCGGGCCAGGCGCATCTCCTCTGTGACAGGCGAGGCGGACGACGACGGTGATGCCTGGGTGCTGAACGGCGCCAAGCGGTGGATCGGCAACGGGACGTTCTGCGACTACATGCTCGTGTGGGCGCTGGATGAGGCGGACGGGTCGGTCCGCGGGTTCATCGTGGACGCCACGTTGCCGGGCGTCACGCGGACCCGGATCGAGAACAAGATTGCCCTGCGGACGGTGCAGAACGCGGACATCCTCCTGGCGGACGTCCGCGTGGCCGAGGCGGACCGGTTCGCGTCCGTCAGCAGCTTCGAGGACACCAAGGAGCTGCTGCGGGGCTCGCGGATCATGGTCGCCTGGCAGGCCGTGGGCCAGCAGCTGGCCGCCTTCGACGTCGCCCGGCAGTACGCCCTGGAGCGCAGGCAGTTCGGCCGCCCGCTGGCACAGTTCCAGCTGATCCAGCAGCAGCTCGTGACGATGCTCGGCAACGCCGTGGCGAGCATGGGCATGATGGCCGCCCTCGCGCGGCTGCAGGATGACGGCGCCGCGGACATGCCGCAGGTGGCGCTCGCGAAGTCATACCTGAGCGCGCGGATGAGGGAAACTGTGGCAATGGGCAGGTCCATCCTGGGCGGCAACGGCATTGTGACCGATTACCGCATGGCCAAGATCTTCTCCGACGCCGAGGCCATTTACACCTACGAAGGGTCCTTCGAGGTCAACACCCTGATTGCGGGCCGCGCCATCACCGGGGTTTCGGCCATCGCCTAA
- a CDS encoding DUF1684 domain-containing protein yields the protein MGTLPAAKVERWQRFRDNRNKALAARHGWLTLTSFQWLENSPAAVELAPGLWSTDGTTAELTAVPADGLSLVESGEPVSGTISAALADEESLMWVQFGGPGGDQVVVELAMRAGRYAIRTRDSASPVLTGFAGVPTFDYNPEWEVAGRFEPYPRPVGVPIATANPLVDGIHRTVGEVVFRVGSAHECRLQAEEEKLGALSVTFHDETNGAAPPGQTADWRKLSLPRPRTDSSGNATVVLDFNRAINYPSAFTPYGTCPMPVRNNSLDVRVEAGEKLPYTRED from the coding sequence ATGGGCACCCTCCCCGCAGCCAAGGTGGAGCGCTGGCAGCGCTTCCGCGACAACCGCAACAAAGCCCTCGCCGCCCGCCACGGCTGGCTGACCCTCACCTCGTTCCAGTGGCTTGAGAACTCCCCCGCCGCCGTCGAACTTGCTCCCGGGCTCTGGTCGACGGACGGTACGACCGCGGAACTCACCGCGGTGCCCGCCGACGGCCTGTCCCTGGTGGAGTCAGGGGAACCGGTGTCCGGGACGATTTCCGCGGCCCTCGCCGATGAGGAGTCGCTGATGTGGGTGCAGTTCGGCGGACCTGGCGGGGACCAGGTGGTGGTGGAACTGGCCATGCGGGCCGGGCGCTATGCCATCCGGACCCGGGACTCGGCCTCCCCCGTGCTCACCGGATTCGCTGGCGTGCCAACGTTCGACTACAACCCGGAGTGGGAGGTGGCGGGCAGGTTCGAACCCTATCCCCGGCCCGTGGGCGTGCCGATCGCCACGGCCAACCCCCTGGTGGACGGCATCCACCGCACCGTGGGTGAAGTGGTGTTCCGCGTCGGCAGCGCCCACGAGTGCCGGCTGCAGGCGGAGGAGGAAAAACTCGGGGCGCTGTCCGTCACTTTCCATGACGAAACCAACGGCGCCGCCCCGCCGGGACAAACAGCTGACTGGCGCAAGCTGTCCCTGCCGCGGCCCCGAACGGATTCATCCGGAAATGCGACCGTGGTGCTGGATTTCAACCGCGCCATCAACTATCCCAGCGCCTTCACCCCGTACGGCACGTGCCCCATGCCGGTGCGGAACAATTCGCTGGACGTGCGCGTCGAGGCAGGCGAGAAGCTTCCGTACACCCGCGAGGATTAG